A genomic segment from Luteolibacter ambystomatis encodes:
- a CDS encoding aminotransferase class V-fold PLP-dependent enzyme, with protein sequence MLDAASLRRDFPILSTTVNGRPLVYLDNAATTQKPLAVLDASRRYYEETNSNIHRGAHFLARLATEGFEAARHTVATHLHAESPDEVIFTSGCTDGINLTAISLTRSGLIGPGDKVLISTLEHHSNIVPWQMLCEQTGASLLIIPCHEDGSLDQDAYAKLLEQQPKLVAFNWISNAFGTVNPVVDMTAKAKAAGALVLIDAAQAAPHLKMDVQAIGSDFLAFSGHKVYAPTGTGVLWGKRSVLEAIPPYRGGGEMIKEVTFEKTTYNDLPFKFEAGTPNIEGGITLAAALDYVNSVGLDAIREHETKLIQSAATGLSEIDGIRFYGPDDRAGALSFAIKGVHHYDLGTLLDQMGVAVRTGHHCCQPLMARFGITGTTRASFALYNTEEDVAALVSAVKKAAVMLG encoded by the coding sequence ATGCTGGATGCCGCCTCTCTTCGCCGTGATTTTCCGATTCTGAGCACCACCGTGAACGGTCGTCCGCTCGTATATCTGGACAATGCGGCCACCACCCAGAAACCGCTGGCGGTGCTGGATGCCTCCCGCCGCTACTACGAGGAAACCAACTCGAACATCCACCGCGGCGCACATTTCCTCGCCCGTCTCGCCACCGAGGGCTTCGAGGCCGCCCGCCACACCGTGGCCACCCACCTCCATGCCGAATCCCCGGACGAGGTGATCTTCACCTCCGGCTGCACCGATGGCATCAATCTCACCGCGATTTCCCTCACCCGCTCCGGTCTGATCGGCCCGGGCGACAAGGTGCTGATCTCCACGCTGGAACACCATTCGAACATCGTGCCGTGGCAGATGCTTTGCGAGCAAACCGGCGCGTCATTGCTCATCATCCCCTGCCATGAGGATGGCTCGCTCGATCAGGACGCCTACGCGAAACTGCTGGAGCAACAGCCGAAGCTGGTCGCCTTCAACTGGATCTCGAACGCCTTCGGCACGGTGAATCCGGTGGTGGACATGACCGCCAAGGCGAAAGCCGCGGGCGCGCTGGTCTTGATCGATGCCGCGCAGGCCGCACCCCACCTGAAGATGGATGTCCAGGCCATCGGCTCCGACTTCCTCGCCTTCTCCGGCCACAAGGTCTATGCGCCCACCGGAACCGGCGTGCTCTGGGGCAAACGTTCCGTACTGGAAGCCATCCCGCCCTATCGCGGTGGTGGCGAGATGATCAAGGAGGTGACATTCGAGAAAACCACCTACAACGATCTTCCGTTCAAGTTCGAAGCCGGCACGCCGAACATCGAAGGCGGCATCACCCTCGCCGCAGCCCTCGACTACGTGAACAGCGTGGGCCTCGATGCGATCCGCGAGCATGAGACCAAGCTGATCCAATCCGCCGCTACAGGTCTTTCGGAAATCGACGGCATCCGCTTCTATGGTCCGGACGATCGCGCGGGCGCGCTGTCCTTCGCGATCAAAGGCGTTCACCACTACGACCTCGGCACGTTGCTCGACCAAATGGGCGTCGCCGTTCGTACCGGTCACCACTGCTGCCAGCCGCTGATGGCGCGCTTCGGCATCACCGGCACCACCCGGGCCTCCTTCGCGCTCTACAACACGGAAGAGGATGTGGCCGCGCTCGTTTCCGCCGTCAAGAAGGCGGCGGTGATGCTGGGGTGA
- a CDS encoding glycoside hydrolase family 2 TIM barrel-domain containing protein, producing MKRLIHSLRPCVAATAFVFGLALAAVLRGEVVYDQGTSAIGGKPFLVKGVYGVGMEEMGKVAGYGFNVVQNYGFSGWTDEQVADYLKQAQNRKLKVLFHLGVNKLTPDVVDPVRRRVGKFKDHPALYAWYLADEPSVAKYKPEDLAALYQWIKKTDPAHPVFSSNWELNNFKDACDVDMPQFYHGPPSRLRNGPLPQRQSIYEKNGVPWIAIANTHDALEFSLPVPPDAECLSPAYLMKNEGAAKHLPDADPGKIRTKIKAIQTHLANPPYKTLPAFPDTPEKVRGQAFAMMAHGSNGIFYWLYQPEDSINEQYGYYTIFTRPALRDALKSTLAELDTLWPRICAPAKNSTTWYDKETKDVFCWFRRETTRITLMLVNESTATHNVNTPIPSLERYPVLHATVSGENRRVKIENGILKDQFSGNQTHIYLIDPQ from the coding sequence ATGAAGCGACTCATCCATAGCCTGCGCCCTTGCGTGGCGGCGACCGCATTTGTGTTCGGGCTCGCACTTGCGGCCGTACTTCGCGGCGAAGTCGTTTACGACCAGGGCACCTCCGCCATCGGCGGCAAGCCTTTCCTCGTGAAAGGCGTCTATGGAGTCGGGATGGAAGAAATGGGCAAAGTCGCCGGCTATGGCTTCAACGTCGTGCAAAACTACGGCTTCAGCGGCTGGACCGATGAACAAGTCGCCGACTATCTCAAGCAGGCGCAGAACCGGAAGCTGAAGGTTTTGTTCCATCTCGGCGTTAACAAGCTGACGCCCGATGTGGTGGACCCCGTCAGACGGCGCGTCGGGAAGTTCAAGGATCATCCCGCCCTCTACGCATGGTATCTGGCCGACGAACCCAGCGTGGCGAAGTACAAGCCGGAGGATCTGGCCGCCCTTTACCAATGGATCAAGAAGACCGATCCGGCGCATCCCGTGTTTTCCTCCAACTGGGAATTGAACAACTTCAAGGACGCCTGCGATGTGGACATGCCACAGTTTTACCATGGCCCGCCATCGCGCCTGCGGAACGGGCCCCTGCCGCAGCGGCAATCCATATATGAGAAAAACGGCGTGCCGTGGATCGCCATCGCCAACACCCACGATGCGCTTGAGTTTTCGCTCCCCGTCCCTCCGGACGCGGAGTGCCTGAGCCCCGCCTATCTCATGAAAAATGAGGGCGCTGCCAAACATCTGCCCGATGCGGATCCCGGAAAAATCCGCACCAAGATCAAAGCCATCCAGACTCACCTGGCGAATCCTCCCTACAAGACACTGCCCGCCTTTCCGGACACTCCGGAGAAAGTCCGGGGCCAGGCATTCGCCATGATGGCCCATGGCTCGAATGGAATCTTCTACTGGCTCTATCAGCCTGAGGATTCGATCAACGAACAATACGGATACTACACGATCTTCACCCGCCCGGCCTTGCGCGATGCCTTGAAGTCCACTCTGGCCGAACTCGACACTCTCTGGCCGCGTATCTGCGCCCCGGCCAAAAATTCAACGACTTGGTACGACAAGGAAACGAAGGATGTGTTCTGCTGGTTCCGCCGTGAAACCACGCGCATCACCCTCATGCTGGTGAATGAGAGCACCGCCACGCACAACGTGAACACTCCCATTCCCAGCCTTGAACGCTACCCTGTTCTGCATGCCACGGTCAGCGGGGAAAATCGGCGCGTAAAAATCGAAAACGGCATCCTCAAGGATCAGTTCAGCGGGAACCAAACCCATATCTACCTGATCGATCCTCAATAG
- a CDS encoding VOC family protein — MKVRKMDHVGVIVEDLAAATEFFVDLGFEVLGKMDGMQGEWLDRIVGLQGVRTSIVMLGAPDGGSNVELAKFHTAADERGIRPEAANALGIRHLAFVVEGIDAIVAKLKSKGVELFSEVETYEDCYKLLYVRGPEGIIIELAEEIG; from the coding sequence ATGAAAGTCCGGAAAATGGATCATGTGGGGGTGATCGTGGAGGATCTCGCCGCCGCCACGGAGTTCTTTGTTGATCTCGGCTTCGAAGTGCTGGGGAAAATGGATGGGATGCAGGGGGAATGGCTCGACCGGATCGTCGGGCTCCAAGGCGTGAGAACGTCCATCGTGATGCTGGGGGCGCCGGACGGCGGTTCCAATGTGGAGCTGGCCAAGTTCCACACCGCCGCGGATGAACGCGGCATCCGTCCGGAGGCCGCCAATGCCTTGGGCATCCGTCACCTGGCGTTCGTGGTCGAAGGCATCGATGCGATCGTCGCGAAATTGAAAAGCAAGGGCGTGGAGCTCTTCAGCGAGGTCGAGACCTACGAGGACTGCTACAAGCTGCTCTACGTCCGGGGGCCGGAGGGGATCATCATCGAACTGGCGGAGGAGATCGGGTGA
- a CDS encoding redoxin family protein codes for MKTLITSAIAGIVALAAAHAAEVGKPAPDFSAKDAKGSTVSLSDLKGKVVVLEWNNFGCPFVKKHYGSGNMQKLQETYTGKGVVWLTVNSAATGKEGFLDAAAALSKTSEEKWKGSHYLIDGDGKIGKAYGAKTTPHMFVIDKEGKLVYNGAIDSKATPKADDIASSENYVSAAADAALAGKAVTTAKTEPYGCGVKY; via the coding sequence ATGAAAACACTGATTACCTCCGCCATCGCAGGCATCGTCGCCCTCGCCGCCGCCCATGCCGCCGAAGTCGGCAAGCCCGCTCCGGATTTCTCCGCGAAGGACGCCAAGGGCTCGACCGTTTCCCTCTCCGATCTGAAGGGCAAGGTCGTGGTGCTGGAGTGGAACAACTTCGGCTGCCCGTTCGTGAAGAAACACTACGGCAGCGGCAACATGCAGAAGCTCCAGGAAACCTACACCGGCAAGGGTGTGGTCTGGCTCACGGTGAACTCCGCCGCCACCGGCAAGGAAGGCTTCCTCGATGCGGCCGCCGCCCTCAGCAAGACCTCCGAGGAAAAGTGGAAGGGCTCCCACTACCTCATCGATGGCGATGGCAAGATCGGCAAGGCCTATGGTGCCAAGACCACGCCGCACATGTTCGTGATCGATAAGGAAGGCAAGCTGGTCTATAACGGCGCGATTGATTCCAAGGCGACGCCGAAGGCCGATGACATCGCTTCCTCCGAGAACTACGTCTCCGCCGCCGCCGATGCCGCCCTCGCAGGCAAGGCCGTCACCACCGCCAAGACCGAGCCGTATGGCTGCGGTGTGAAGTACTAA
- a CDS encoding protein-disulfide reductase DsbD domain-containing protein, which produces MKLLHALAPLMAASVASAATHSGHAAAELIAASTTYEAAKPVDAAIRITVDPEWHTYWTNPGEGGMKLGIEWQLPEGWKAGEVGWPVPGRFMTGELPGFGYFGEIVLPVTLTPPANATGPAKIGLKVDWLTCNDAACVPGDAALEVALSPGAAAPTPAAPVIAKAKTKVPAPVEGLKLEVKDADKNLVLTLTAPKDVNPAAFSVFQATPQVVDPAAKIQFAKSGDAWTATVAKSEYLSGPAKTLELVLDGGGLPHPATVTWQNK; this is translated from the coding sequence ATGAAATTGCTTCACGCTCTGGCGCCCTTGATGGCCGCCTCGGTGGCTTCCGCTGCGACCCATTCCGGTCACGCCGCCGCCGAGTTGATCGCCGCCTCCACGACCTATGAAGCGGCGAAGCCGGTGGATGCCGCGATTCGCATCACGGTCGATCCGGAGTGGCACACGTATTGGACCAATCCCGGGGAAGGGGGCATGAAGCTCGGCATCGAGTGGCAGCTTCCGGAGGGATGGAAGGCCGGTGAGGTGGGCTGGCCGGTGCCGGGGCGTTTCATGACCGGAGAACTGCCGGGTTTCGGATATTTCGGCGAGATCGTGCTGCCGGTGACACTCACGCCTCCTGCCAACGCCACCGGGCCGGCGAAGATCGGACTGAAGGTGGATTGGCTGACCTGCAATGACGCCGCCTGTGTGCCTGGCGATGCGGCGCTGGAGGTGGCGTTGTCGCCGGGGGCTGCCGCGCCGACGCCCGCGGCACCGGTGATTGCGAAGGCGAAGACGAAGGTGCCCGCGCCAGTGGAAGGCCTGAAATTGGAGGTGAAGGATGCGGACAAGAATCTGGTGCTCACGCTCACCGCGCCGAAGGATGTGAATCCGGCAGCCTTCTCGGTATTCCAGGCCACGCCGCAGGTGGTCGATCCGGCGGCGAAGATCCAGTTCGCGAAATCGGGTGATGCGTGGACCGCCACGGTGGCAAAGAGCGAGTATCTCAGCGGCCCGGCCAAAACGCTCGAACTGGTGTTGGATGGCGGCGGATTGCCGCACCCGGCCACTGTCACCTGGCAGAACAAATAA
- a CDS encoding PVC-type heme-binding CxxCH protein, protein MKAAFILPSLLFAARMASAAPAPVVMPQENARRLEVLFFGAPTANGPHHDPIERYREAKKHLGVSGINLTYSESLADLNTAELNRYDAVLLYGNWPKVTPDQEKAMTALVDYVESGHGFLPIHCASACFENSEAYLHLVGGHFKSHGTGVFKTTIVDANHPVMRGFQGFETWDETYVHDKLTNDRGLLQKREDEPWTWVRTQGKGRVFYTAYGHDMRTWSQPAFEDLLRRGIMWAVGDATRSKVLALKLPTLETEEVKLPGYRDHQMITRAQKPLEPSESIKLAQVPPGFEISLFASEPDILNPINVAWDEKGRAFVVQTVDYPNNVQTNDLGHDSIKICEDTNGDGKADKFTVFADKLSLPTSLVCANGGVICTNGTDMLFLKDTDGDGRADVRKVLFTGFKIHDTHAGVSNLRYGFDNWIYATIGYAGFEGTVGGERHSFNQCVFRFKPDGSKLETLQNTTNNTWGLGFTSDFDVLGSTANGNPSWYTTFSKAQYAATGVSQPKTPAGDNNPMFFPSSLDIRQVDQFDRYTAGAGHSFVTSTRMPESYKDRIAFVCEPTGKLVGAFDVTRNGAKYVSKQLPNNLFSSADAWSSPVCAEEGPDGAIWVCDWYNLIIQHNPTPSVKSAGLEAKTGRGNAYETPIRDRHAGRIYRVYPKGSTNEANPKLDIKNPSSLATALKHPNLFWRIQAQRLIVENKLTTVAPSLKEFVATGEPGATQAFNALVGLGQLDADLLKTALTSKSRGLRRAAVQAAPAGDSTLADAVIQDGVVKAADGRELAETLVALGNSAPSEKTGKAILATLKANPEQFGKDSVLRDAWQIAARLQASGVLVAAATELPVGDTKIEAAAPKNVLPNADFSEKNGSLPAGWTLRNYSADNPGAVTLSIGEGGRSGGTCLKIESSARADVGAGADVEVKPNTRYRLSGWIKTQDMQNKGGRGAMMNVHGLDADTKAVSGTRDWTQVQSEFETGNQNRVLVHCLFGGYGGSTGVAYWDDVSLVEIGDAGGSNDLASWVKPVASFLAGKGTDAQKQAAVNALNKRGDDLGKTLVVSIGTAPVAAVAKVKKFKADPEVHKRGAEVFSMICIACHGPDGKGVPETFPPLDGSDWVTGDPTLPINIVLSGLQGPVQVGEHKFNNIMAPLSNLNDQQISDVLTYVRQSWDNDASAVDAATVGKLRAANKRTTPWTAAELRK, encoded by the coding sequence ATGAAAGCCGCTTTCATTCTCCCTTCCCTCCTGTTCGCTGCCCGCATGGCATCGGCGGCCCCCGCACCCGTTGTGATGCCCCAGGAAAACGCCCGCCGTCTGGAAGTGCTCTTCTTCGGAGCACCCACGGCCAATGGTCCGCACCACGATCCGATCGAGCGCTACCGCGAGGCCAAGAAGCATCTCGGTGTCTCCGGCATCAATCTCACCTACAGCGAAAGCCTCGCCGATCTGAACACCGCCGAGCTCAACCGCTATGACGCGGTGCTGCTCTACGGCAACTGGCCGAAGGTCACCCCCGATCAGGAAAAGGCCATGACCGCGCTGGTCGACTACGTCGAGTCCGGCCACGGCTTCCTGCCGATCCACTGCGCGTCCGCCTGCTTCGAGAATTCGGAGGCCTATCTCCACCTCGTCGGCGGCCACTTCAAGTCCCACGGTACCGGCGTCTTCAAGACCACCATCGTGGATGCGAACCATCCGGTGATGCGCGGCTTCCAGGGTTTTGAAACGTGGGATGAAACCTACGTCCACGACAAGCTCACCAACGACCGCGGCCTGCTCCAAAAGCGCGAGGACGAGCCATGGACCTGGGTCCGCACGCAGGGCAAGGGCCGCGTGTTCTACACCGCCTATGGCCATGACATGCGCACCTGGTCACAACCCGCTTTCGAAGATCTGCTGCGCCGCGGCATCATGTGGGCGGTGGGCGATGCCACCCGCAGCAAGGTGCTCGCATTGAAGCTGCCGACTCTGGAAACCGAGGAAGTGAAGCTCCCCGGCTATCGCGATCACCAGATGATCACCCGCGCGCAGAAACCACTGGAACCCTCCGAGTCGATCAAGCTCGCACAGGTGCCACCGGGTTTCGAAATCTCCCTCTTCGCCAGCGAGCCGGACATCCTCAATCCGATCAACGTCGCCTGGGATGAAAAAGGCCGCGCCTTCGTCGTCCAGACCGTCGACTATCCGAACAACGTCCAGACCAACGATCTCGGCCACGACAGCATCAAGATCTGCGAGGACACCAATGGCGATGGCAAGGCGGACAAGTTCACCGTCTTCGCCGACAAGCTTTCTCTGCCCACCTCGCTGGTGTGCGCGAACGGCGGCGTGATCTGCACCAATGGCACCGACATGCTGTTCCTCAAGGACACGGATGGCGATGGCCGCGCGGACGTGCGCAAGGTGCTCTTCACCGGCTTCAAGATCCACGACACCCACGCCGGCGTTTCGAACCTCCGCTACGGCTTCGACAACTGGATCTACGCCACCATCGGCTATGCCGGTTTCGAAGGCACCGTCGGCGGCGAGCGCCATTCGTTCAACCAATGCGTCTTCCGTTTCAAGCCCGATGGCTCGAAGCTGGAAACCCTCCAGAACACCACCAACAACACCTGGGGCCTTGGCTTTACCTCGGACTTCGACGTGCTCGGTTCCACCGCCAACGGCAACCCGTCGTGGTACACCACCTTCTCCAAAGCCCAGTATGCCGCCACTGGTGTTTCCCAACCGAAGACTCCGGCCGGTGACAACAACCCGATGTTCTTCCCCAGTTCGCTGGACATCCGTCAGGTCGACCAGTTCGACCGCTACACCGCCGGTGCCGGTCACTCCTTCGTGACCTCCACCCGCATGCCGGAATCTTACAAGGACCGCATCGCCTTCGTCTGCGAGCCCACCGGCAAGCTGGTGGGTGCATTCGATGTCACCCGCAACGGCGCGAAGTACGTGTCCAAGCAACTCCCGAACAACCTCTTCTCCAGCGCGGATGCTTGGTCCTCCCCCGTCTGCGCCGAGGAAGGTCCGGATGGCGCCATCTGGGTCTGCGATTGGTACAACCTCATCATCCAGCACAACCCGACCCCGAGCGTGAAGTCCGCCGGTTTGGAAGCGAAAACCGGTCGCGGCAATGCCTATGAGACACCGATCCGCGACCGCCACGCCGGCCGCATCTACCGCGTCTATCCAAAGGGTTCCACCAATGAGGCCAACCCGAAACTGGACATCAAGAATCCGTCCTCGCTCGCCACCGCCCTGAAGCACCCGAACCTGTTCTGGCGCATCCAGGCCCAGCGCCTGATCGTGGAGAACAAGCTCACCACCGTGGCTCCATCCTTGAAGGAGTTCGTCGCCACCGGCGAACCCGGTGCCACCCAGGCTTTCAATGCCCTCGTTGGTCTCGGCCAGCTCGATGCGGATCTGCTCAAGACCGCTCTCACCTCGAAGTCCCGCGGCCTGCGCCGTGCGGCTGTCCAGGCCGCACCGGCCGGTGACTCCACACTCGCCGATGCCGTGATTCAGGACGGTGTGGTGAAAGCCGCCGATGGCCGTGAGCTCGCGGAAACGCTCGTCGCGCTCGGCAATTCCGCACCTTCTGAAAAAACCGGCAAAGCCATCCTCGCCACGCTGAAGGCGAATCCGGAGCAGTTTGGGAAAGACTCCGTGCTCCGCGATGCGTGGCAGATCGCCGCCCGCCTTCAGGCCTCCGGCGTGCTCGTCGCCGCTGCGACCGAGTTGCCCGTCGGTGATACCAAGATCGAAGCCGCCGCTCCGAAGAACGTGCTGCCGAACGCCGATTTCTCCGAGAAAAACGGCAGCCTGCCCGCCGGTTGGACGCTGCGCAATTACTCCGCTGACAATCCCGGTGCCGTCACCCTTTCCATCGGCGAAGGCGGACGCAGCGGTGGCACCTGCCTGAAGATCGAAAGCAGCGCCCGCGCCGATGTCGGCGCCGGTGCCGACGTGGAAGTGAAGCCGAATACCCGCTACCGCCTCTCCGGTTGGATCAAGACCCAGGACATGCAAAACAAGGGCGGCCGCGGTGCGATGATGAACGTCCACGGCCTCGATGCCGATACCAAGGCCGTCAGCGGCACCCGCGATTGGACGCAGGTGCAGTCCGAGTTTGAAACCGGCAACCAGAACCGCGTCCTCGTCCACTGCCTCTTCGGCGGCTACGGCGGCTCCACCGGCGTCGCCTATTGGGATGATGTCTCACTGGTCGAGATCGGTGATGCGGGAGGCAGCAATGACCTCGCCTCGTGGGTGAAGCCGGTCGCTTCCTTCCTCGCTGGCAAGGGCACCGATGCCCAGAAACAGGCCGCCGTGAACGCCCTCAACAAGCGCGGCGACGATCTCGGCAAGACCCTCGTCGTCTCCATCGGCACCGCTCCGGTCGCCGCGGTCGCGAAGGTGAAGAAGTTCAAGGCCGATCCGGAAGTCCACAAGCGCGGTGCCGAGGTCTTCAGTATGATCTGCATCGCCTGCCACGGACCGGACGGCAAGGGCGTCCCTGAAACCTTCCCGCCACTCGATGGTTCCGATTGGGTCACCGGCGATCCCACGCTGCCGATCAACATCGTCCTCAGCGGCCTCCAGGGTCCGGTCCAGGTCGGCGAACACAAGTTCAACAACATCATGGCACCGCTCTCGAACCTGAACGACCAGCAGATCTCCGATGTGCTGACCTACGTCCGCCAGAGCTGGGACAATGACGCCTCCGCGGTAGATGCAGCGACGGTCGGCAAACTCCGCGCCGCCAACAAGCGCACCACCCCATGGACCGCTGCGGAACTCCGCAAGTGA
- a CDS encoding endonuclease/exonuclease/phosphatase family protein → MNTARFRRYLGWGLVGASLVLHFVTVFAFSRQPDRLAAFTVMPIWIWGGFGLLLSCVAFLYLRASLSLVVTGIWAVTILLGADEARVLANFARQAPAPGPAEPYKGQPVIRLLTANCGHREFGNPTADIAAWQPDIVLLQEVSPVEVQEIASALYGGHGDYRFHDYNGVVTRWKIKREVRNPAFREQQVTIQDPAGREIEVVNVHLTSAATDLRLWSPSAWHEHREVRQQRRQELSIALQLLGQTAPFPERPTLLGGDFNSPASDPVHHLLARDFTDVFSAAGTGWGDTFQRRVPILRLDCLYATRQFTPVRCRAVTSRNTDHRLVVADLLLDR, encoded by the coding sequence ATGAACACCGCCCGCTTCCGCCGCTACCTCGGATGGGGATTGGTGGGTGCGTCATTGGTGCTGCATTTCGTCACGGTCTTCGCGTTTTCCCGACAGCCGGACCGTCTGGCGGCCTTCACGGTGATGCCGATCTGGATATGGGGTGGTTTCGGGCTGCTGCTTTCCTGTGTGGCGTTTCTTTATCTGCGGGCGTCCCTGTCGCTGGTCGTCACCGGCATATGGGCGGTCACCATTCTGCTCGGCGCTGACGAGGCGCGGGTCTTGGCGAATTTCGCCAGGCAAGCGCCTGCGCCCGGTCCGGCAGAGCCATACAAGGGCCAGCCGGTGATCCGCCTGCTGACCGCGAACTGCGGGCACCGGGAGTTTGGCAATCCCACGGCGGACATTGCGGCATGGCAACCGGACATCGTGCTGTTGCAGGAGGTTTCTCCGGTGGAGGTGCAGGAGATCGCCAGCGCCCTTTATGGCGGTCATGGCGACTACAGGTTCCACGACTACAACGGCGTCGTGACGCGCTGGAAGATCAAGCGCGAGGTGCGGAATCCTGCGTTCCGCGAACAGCAGGTGACGATCCAGGACCCGGCGGGCCGTGAGATCGAGGTGGTGAACGTGCATCTCACCAGTGCCGCCACGGATTTGCGGTTGTGGAGTCCATCCGCCTGGCATGAGCACCGGGAAGTCCGCCAGCAGCGGCGGCAGGAGTTGTCGATCGCGCTCCAACTGCTCGGGCAGACCGCGCCGTTTCCCGAGCGGCCGACCCTGCTCGGCGGGGATTTCAATTCCCCGGCCAGCGATCCGGTCCATCATCTGCTGGCGCGGGATTTCACCGATGTTTTCTCCGCTGCCGGTACCGGCTGGGGAGACACCTTTCAGCGCCGCGTGCCGATCCTACGGCTGGACTGCCTCTACGCCACCCGCCAGTTCACGCCCGTCCGCTGTCGTGCCGTCACCAGCCGGAACACCGACCACCGGCTGGTGGTGGCGGATCTGTTGTTGGATAGGTGA
- a CDS encoding YbaB/EbfC family nucleoid-associated protein → MNIQKLMKQAQQMQAGLAAKQEELAQRTVEASVGGGKVTVVSTCAGDVLSIKIDPSVVDPSDVEFLEDLVLKGVQEAVNKGKEFAAAEMKKLTGGLGIPGL, encoded by the coding sequence ATGAACATCCAGAAACTGATGAAACAAGCCCAGCAGATGCAGGCCGGGCTTGCCGCCAAGCAGGAAGAACTCGCCCAGCGCACCGTCGAGGCCAGCGTCGGTGGCGGCAAGGTGACGGTCGTGTCCACCTGCGCCGGTGACGTGCTTTCGATCAAGATCGATCCGTCCGTGGTTGATCCGTCCGATGTCGAGTTTCTCGAGGACCTGGTGCTCAAGGGCGTGCAGGAAGCCGTGAACAAGGGCAAGGAATTCGCCGCGGCGGAAATGAAGAAGCTCACCGGCGGCCTCGGCATCCCGGGACTGTAA